The genomic stretch TGGATCTTTGAGGAAGTTATTGGAATAAACAACAAGATGTTTGCCACTTTCTTGTGCCTGGGAAAAAGTTTCCTGGAATAGTAAATTTATGTTGATGACAACAGTGGAATAGTAAGTCATATGAGTGTAGCTAGCAAGCTATGTGAATGTAGACGGCTCATTTCTCTCAATGATGAACATGACCCAGAACATAATCAACAATTGTTACTTAGAGTGTTTTATCCTGGAAAGAAGCTCactcaggaaaatatttaaaatgatatgtttgttaatatatgtaaaatttacgATCTGGATGAAGAAGAGAGGGACCCCAGGAGTATGCATCTCAAAGGTGACAATCAAAGAACTGGGTTGGAAAGGGCTTGCAAAAGCAGCCTGATGTTTAAAGATCTGCATCAAGAGCAGATGAGAAAGTATTCGATGCTTTGTTTGAGAAGGGATCAAGGTTACTGCTGTAACAACATTTATACAATTGACAGaggaatatattatatatatataaagtgataGGGCTAAGAAGTATATTGGTAATTACAATACATGTGGTAATTTGGGGGAACTGGCTTTAACGTGCACACAATTATCTCAAAGTAGCTAAAATTACTGCTTCCTTTTCTGTGGATCCTCTGGGGCTTGGATATAGCAACCTTTAAAAGGgcaacaaaatacaaaaacccAAATTATTAGAAAGTTTCACCACTTAGTATCATTCTCTGAATTGTAAGATGTGTCTAATGTTTCTGAGAGTACTGCATGCAGTGATCACCAAAGAATTAGGATTTGGCcgattctttttttcattgtggaTTCTGAAACAGTAAAAATTTCCATGACAAGCAAGAGGTGGTAAAGAATACTGGGCTTGAAATTGCCCAATCTGAGCTATCCTGTTTTGGAGAGCTATCCTTGTGACTCCCAAACATTGAACAGCATCCTGCCATTGGATCTGATTTATTACAATTTGTAGTTAAACAGTTAAGAGCAGAATAGACTTAGCACAGTATCATTCTTATCACTAATTGCCCTGTTTGTTGTTCTGCTATAGGAGTAACTTCTGTTACTCTATTCAAAGCTTATACTCTTATCTGAcatcttagaaaatattaaaaataattctataatgGCTTTTTATAGGTTTATATGATACAATGGTCTATACACATTAATTTTAATCAATCACTCACATATTCTATGATCAATTTTATTATGGGAAACTGATATCAACAATAGTACACACCAGTATAATTGTTCTGTGCTAATTGGTCTGTTTGGAAAATGTTTACTGTCAATATCAAATATAAAACCCTGGCTAGAAAGTCTTAGATAGATAATGTAACTATAAGAAATTACACAAGATTTCCAGTCACgatggaggagtaggtaaatgctgtgctgcCCTCCTCtcacaaacacatcaaaattacaactaaactacagaacaaccatcattgagaatagcctgaagtctagctgaaccgaaaccctacaactaaagacacagaAGAAGCCTCCTtgacactggtaggaggggcagagacatgaaacgggttggtcccacacccatgtgtgaccattaaaagtcaggagggatatctcagctgcaaaggtCCCCACCCTGAGAAGccaggggtcccagctccacaccagggtCCCCATCCTGGGTTTTAGTGCTGAGAAGAGAAggcccataacttctggctgtgaaaaccagtggagattttggctgagtgacatgagggtggctgcagtcccaggtgctcctcttaaggggcccatgcacagatttactgatggactcactcgctctgagctccaaccttggggcagcagctcgaaaagtGCCAAGAatggacatacggggaggaactgagttgtctggcctcGAGGCAAGGACTGgatgggcagctttctcccagatggaggagctggcagaagccattgtttctttgttgagccctccccttcccagcatgcagagcAGGTGGTTGCCATATCTGAGACTCCAGCAACCTGGCTAACACCCTTGGTTCGCCCTGTCCCTGGTGATTCCCGGGGACACCACCCACCCATCTTTTGGGCAcactcaagctgcttccagtgccTGTTTCATACAAATGTCCTGTctttgctcatgctgcagactttcctaaaatctctcaaagcttCAAAACTCAAataaagcagcatctggcttcagcatgtactgtacctcttgctgagcagccctaagcccggctATAGCCACAGCCAGCCTCTCGAGGCACcaccaagcccagcacaggtggtggccatctgcggATTACCTTGTGGCTCaggccaggtggccccaggcagggcacaagGGTCCCTTCCAAGGAGGCCCCGAGGTTGGCAAGCCTGGTAGCCAGCTTTGGACTGTGGAGCATCACCCATCCATCCCTACTACATGCCCTACTACAGTGAATCCTGCACTGAAGGGTCAGCCCGTGCACCACAACTTTGCTGTAATCACGGCTAGttctcacaacaaatcagcccgaggatcaatccctccctttgatgtgcaaacagctaccaagtttcaactacaacaggagggcacacacaagggacatacccggtgcacctggctctggtgaccagggaaactgtgccattggaccccacaggacactcACTACATACAgccactttactaagactgggaggcagtTCTAcctaattcataaaaaaaaaaaacacacacaaaaacaaaaacaaaacaaaacacaggaaagcagccaaaatggggaaacaaacatgtcccaaataaaagcacagaacaaagttccagaaaaagaactaaacaaaatagaggcaagtaaactaccagatgcagagtttgaaacactggttaaaaggatgctcaatgatctcagggagaacttcaacaaagagacagcaagcattaaaaaagatatagaaactataaaaaagaaccagtcaaaaataacgactacaataattgaaataaagaatacataagaggcaatcaacagtagattagatgaagcagaggatcaaaccagggatatagaagatgaggtagcagaaaacactcaaataggacagcaaaaagaaaaaagaatccaaataaaatgaggatagtttaagggacctctgggacaccATCAAGCGTACTAACCTTCATATAGGAGtaccagaggaaaagagagagggaaggaattgaaaaactatttgaagaaatgatgatggaaaGTTTCTTTAACCTGGTgatggaaatagatatacaagcccgaGAATTGCAAAGTCCCACACAacatgaacccaaataggccaaCACGAAGAaacatcgtaattaaaatgctaacagttaaagacaaagagagaatcttaaaagcaacaagagaaaagcagttagttacctacaagagagctcccataaaactgtcagctgatttctcaacagaaactttgcaggtcacagtggaagtggcaggaaatattcaaagtaatgaaacgCCAGGACCTCCACCCAAAGTTACTTTACATAGCAAAGTTATCATTTCCTGGCTATATTGCAGAGAGGGGAAACACAACAGAACCTGGGGGTTTCCTCAGTTAAGAACACAAGCTGACAGTTACGGGAGGCCTAGATGGCTGGAGTTTGTAGGCCAGAGTACTAGAGAGACGAGAGCAGCAGCTACACAGACAGGTAGAGAGTCAGAGATCTGTGGTAGGACTGCTTGAAATTTCAGCTAAATATCTATCAGTGTGTGACAATGATGAAACTATGGAAATCAGGGGAAAAGTCCCCTATTCCCCACTCAAAGGGAAAGCTGGAACAATTCTGAGGCTCATACAGGGCTGAGAATAGTTTCTTTTTCCAATAGTCAAACTAGAAAACTTCAGAATTCGTGAATACTGGCAGAGTATTCAGAAAAGTGTTGCCTCCACAGTGGTTCAAAAGAGCTCTCGGCAAAAGGTTGCTCTGGTGCCACCTGACAAGCTTGAAATTCCAGTCGTACAAGGATAACACTGTTTCCAAGGAGAGGAACTGTGGGTGAGGATAAATTTTGAGCATATGTATAGGAATATAAGCATTTCTATCACCCTCAAAATATGACACTAACCAAGCTCGATATCCAAACAAAAATTATCAGGCataaaaagaagcaggaaaatatgccCCATAATGAGGAGAGAAATCAATGAATACGAACAGATCCAGGAGTGACACCTAGGACAGTACTAGTAGAGCTGAACAGTAAGGCGGGGATTACCTTGGATTTCGGGCCAAATGGGACAGAGACCGGATAGACTCTTCAGCCTgaacagaaaagaagacaaaatggacaaaatatgtGAAACTGTGGTTGGCAAGGAACTGGACATCATGCATTAAGGACAGCAACAAATGAAGTACACCGGGTGGTTACTCGGGGTGCCTGCCTGGAGAGACACCAAGCCAGGGTGCAaggaggggcagccaggtggAGCCCTTTGGAATTCCTGCTTTGAGGAGATAGAGCTGAGAGACTGGGGTGGCAAGAGTTCACATTACACAGAGGGAGACACCAGCACAGAGAGAGCACTGGGGATACCTGCAGAGGGAGGGCTGTCTCAGGTATGCTTCTAGAACTGACAGAGTAGGCCTGGTGAAAAGTACCTAAGGCCAGGAAAGAACTCGAGCCCCaacctccccccccaaaaaaacaaaacaaaacaaaaaaacaacggTCAGAGGGTAACTTCCCTCAAACCCTCTCCCTACATCTCACGCgggcacctcagtttcctcaggcaGGAGCTTGGCTCAGACCAAACTTTGTGGCTGTAAATTACCCCCTGGCttgttaaaaaggaagaaactagaCTCCCTCCCTCAAAGATCCTGGTTCAGTAGCACCTGGGTTCAGTTTAGGAATTTGCACTTGAACCCCCAGAATCCctccgccccccctcccccccctcgCAAATGAGCACAGCATGTTGGTTGCATCAGCTAGCTAGACTGTCTCCAAGTGTCTTTCCAGGAGTAAAACTCCTGACTTCTGAAGCTGGGGAGCTGGCAGGGGATTCCCACAGTGGGAAGCTgctatccctccctccctccaaaccTCCTGGGCTCTGGGCTGAGGTCTTTCTGCCTGGTGCCCTCTCCAAACACCCCCTAAGATCTCCAAGTCCAACTCAAGTCCAGAAGAACAACTCACAGAGGCGGAGAGCCTGCCAAACGGTGCCGGTGACCGCCGCTCCGGGATGCCCAGGAGCTGCGAAGGTGGCGCTTCCTGGGCTGTGACTGCCCGGGAACTTTGCCTCTCAGCTGGTGATTGAAAACCCGCGCTCGTGACGAAGCACCGTTTCTGGCCAATGGACGGCGAGGTTGCGGCAACCAAGTGGCGGGGAGGGAAAGGACTGGCGGGGAGCCCATCACGCGGGCTGACGAGTGGGAAGGCTGGGCTCGGGGACGCGCCCGCCCACCGGTCCTAGCGGTCGGGACCATCCCGCGGCGTCCCACTCATCCACTCACTGGGCACACTCGGTCCACGGCCTTCTTCCGCGTCCAGGACAAACTCTGAGCAATCATTTCCCTCCATCTGTTCCTCGCCCACCCGCGTCCGCTGTGGTCGCGTGACTAGCTGAGCGAGCGGGACGGGAGACTGAGCAGCACGCACCCGGCGCCTTCCCGGGGCTGTGATTGCGCAGGGGGCTTGCGGAGCGGGAAAGGCGCGCCCCGCGTCTGGCGTGGCGGGGCCAATAGCCCCGTCCCCTGGTGTTTGGTGTCCCGCCATCGCAGCCCTTCAGGAGCTGCGCGGTGGGCGGAGGGCCTGGGAGAGACATCCCGGGCCAGAACCTGTGGTCGCTGCGGAGCCGCACAGAGACCCGCAGAGGCCCCGCCTGGCATCCTGAGGGCGTCTGTCCTCCTGGTGAGCTTCACCAGCTTCCAGCTGCAGAAATGGCCCAAAGCAGACAGCAAGCGGTCTGCTCCTGCGATGGGGGTTAGTGGAACCTGGTGACCCCCATTCgttcctctccccccacctgtGCATGGGCCAGCTTCCAGGAGAGGCTGATTCACATCAgtctgagaagaggaagaggaagaggcccCCACTGGCACTCCTGGTGCTCAGGGCAGGCATTACTAGATGCAGATCTTGACCCTCTTGATGGATGGAGGGCTCCAGAGTCAGGGGTCTCCAAACTGCTGATCAAAAATGCTTTGCAAGAGGCTTGGGAAAACACTTACTGTTTAAGAACCTGAATAGGAGCAGGTGCCTGCCATATTGGGTGCTGTTTGAAAAGTTGGTGGGGTAGGAGGGGTATAATTTACCAGTGATGACCCGTTTCTAATTTATGGAAAAATGGATGTTTATGTATAAGTTGATGGTGTTGGTGGAAAATCGTGAAAGCGTCTTCTAACTTGGCCTAATGTAAAATAGACACTGAGAACTACTACAATCAGTGTCCAAATTCCAGGTGGTCTGTGGAATTTGGAGATAGTACACTTTAAAAGCATAGTTGTGAAAAcaacatggaaaaagaaagaaaagaggaaaaactgtgaTAGTTTTATCAAATCACGGTTGTTACTTAAATCACCCTAAAGTGGTCCAGGTGCTGTTATAGTCGTATATCCACAGGAGGAGAAGAATTTACCGTACAAGGGGAGATGttgattctctttcctttgtaGAATCTGGAGATGTGAAAAAGGTATGAGGAGCAAGAGgcagtagagagagaaaaagggccTGTGGAAAGAGTCTACCATCCCTGGGGACAGAGAACGTGCCCTGGAATGGGACATACCTTAAGGAGCGCCCTTGCATGTACCATTGGCACTAGGCACCTTGTCGGGCACAGTGAGGAGTCTGGATACCGAGCAAGCTGATGACTAGACACTGACACTGGACGTGCCCACCACTACAATCTCCACACACTCACCCTATGACTTAGTTTGCCAGAAGATGAGGCAGAAGGGAGATGCCCTCATTCTCATTTCTATCTTCCAAATGACATGCAAGTGCATCATCAATTCAGAGGAACCCGATTTATATGCGGACCCTTCACTGCAAATTTGACTGAGGCAATTAGCTTTTAGCTTTCTAGACTCTGAACGTGAGAGGGTGGGGATGGAGACTAAACACATCACTCCTTCCATCTGACAGAGAAGGGCTGAACTAGAGGGCAGAACTGAAAAGCTGGGATTCTCTATTGGTTTTTGCAATAGAGGCTGCCGTGACAGGTGACATAGAAGGGAAACAATTAAGATTCCCAAGAATTTGGGGgtttaaaggaaaaatgcatCTTTTTTCCGTAACTCTAAAGGTGCATTTCCCCATTGAACAAGAACCGTCACTTCACCAGTTATGAAGTTGGGATGGAGGTTCCACCCAGGCATTCAGGAAGGCACATGCCACATTCTTTGTAGCTGTATTTTGCATGAGGCTTGAGATTGTCTCAAATAAAAAGGGGAAGCCAGTGAGAaaaacaacaattatttatttgagCTCTCATATGTGTTTTGCACAGCCACATGACTAACAGTTTTCTATGAACAAAGTGTATTCATCATACTTTAGGGAAGCAGCCCCAGATAATTTAAATTATGTGCATATTTTCTTGAAAACACCATCGTTTTTCTAGTGTTCCATGGGTTCCATCTGATGATTTTCAATTGATGACTCttgtttgtcatttttctcttcattgagggtctcatttttctcttccattaacGATTTATACAAGgtctcatttttctgtttaacaTCACTAAGGATTGATTCTACAGAATAGCCAAATTCCACAAGGGAATGAACCATATCTCCTTGCTTATAAAAATGCCCGACGCTATGCACAGCGACCAGTTCGCCCGATGCCTTAAACACTGGGGAGCCAGAGGACCCGCTAGAAAAACAGGTATCGTAACTAAGCGTGTCAGTACGCCAGGCCTCCCATAGGAAGCTTCTTTGGGTAAACATAGGGAAAGCGTTGTAAGTGGCAGTCTGGTGTGCTACCACCTCATGTTGACAATGCTCTGGGTACCTCCCTGACCGTTCATTTAGAGGAACCACAGCACACCCATCTATTTTCTTGATCTGGCCTTCTGGGTGACCAATTATATAAATCAAACCACTAGATGGCAGAGGGGAAACTTGCCCCAACAGGCCGGGAGGAAAcccatttccattttcccttaGTTTTAAAATGGCATAATCTAGAGGTCCTTCCGACATTTCAAACCCTGGCTCAATGGAAAACCATTCGGCAGCACAAGGGCTGAACTGTTTATAAGTGAAAGTTACCTTTGCACATTTGCTGATTACATCGGGCCACAAACTTGGATCCGTGCCTTCTCCCACCATAAGGTGCACAACATGTCGACAGGTGAAAATGTAACCACCATTGAAGACAAAGCAAGTAGCAGTGCCTTCCCTTCCATTATTGTCCCATTTCATGAACCCAACTGACTTACTAAGATGAATAAGATGTTCACAGGTTGCAACTGAAGTAGAATTTTCAGTCACTTTTCCAAAGTACTTTTTAAAGGTGTTGAATTGTTTAAATGGTGACAGTTTTCTTCTCCTCTGTTCCTCCTGAAAATACTCTCTCATCCACAGTGCCTGTTCCCTAAAATTTGGATATTTCTGCATGAAATCAGTATCCAACACTTGGAAATTCTTTAGCCAGAGATCAATTGCCTGTCTCTGGAGATTCCGATTAAGAGCGCATGACATACCCTGATGGAGCCTTTGTCTAATTCGTGAGTTTTGTTTCCTATATTTCCTGTAGGAATCATAATAACTTCTGACCCTGGAAATTGTCCGGCGTTTTTTGCCTTTGATATCATGCCCTAGACTTCGAGGTGTGACAACTTGTTCTCTGTTGTGTTCTTCATCTTTGGTCTGTCCGTCTTTCTCTGGTTCGTGGACCTCGGTATTAGACTGCATGGGATCCCCGGGACTGATTTCATCAGTGGCATTTTCATTCCCTTGTTCAATTTTCTGATGGCAACCTTTCCCGACAGGTGgcctttttaaaatgtccatttctaAGACTTTCCCAGATACTTCCTCCACCGTGGACTGTTTTCCATGGATGTTCTGATGACCTTCCATTAGGTTCCACTGTAATTTTTCCAGGTCAGACCGGAATCGGCCATCTTTGCATAGGGCTTCTTCAAGAGTCTCGCCCTTCAAGGCATAGATACAAAGtgtatttccatttgcatgaagttCCTTGATCTTAAGAATCTTCTTTGTTGTCTTTCCAACAGCAACGACGTGAAAAAGAAAGCATTCGATGTCTGGATTTTCACACTGGCGTAATATCTGATCGCCTTCTTCGTGGTTACTCTTTTTTTGACTAACTGTTATTTGAAGGTGAGAACCTTCGGGTAGGCACTTGAGAGGCATTCCTAAGTTTATGTAGccttgaatctttttttcttcataagcCACGATGATCTGATTAAAACAACTGTTCATCCTTTTACTGAAATGTTCATTTGCTCTCAGAGCTGAGTAGATATTCTCGTTGAGTTTACCATATGCGGTAAACACTCTCCGGTCTGTTTTCCTGGACTTTTCATTCAAAGTAAAGGTGAAACGACATTTTTCACTGATGCTCATATTTAGGTTGTGCATTTTAAGGGTCGCTTCATGCTCACGGACTTCACTTCTAAGTTGACTGGAGCCGCTACACTCTCTTctgtcagacagagaatgaccaACAGTTGTGCCAGAACATGTCTGCTTCGTGACAGCATCCTTGAGAAAGGAAAGATTAAACTCTTAATACGAATCACCCTTAATAACAATGTTTCACGTTTTTCTAATTGTGACATAATAGGTATGCTGAATGAAAATTACATAATATCATGGATGCTGAATAATGGAGGAAAAAGTCAATCATTATTCCATCACCAGAGATAAtcattctccattttctttgctTCTATTATTCTATGTATGAGTTCACTTTTCACGCAACAATTTATCAGTGCTTTCACACGTCATTAAACAACCTTTGAAAACACAATTTGATTCTCCCTAAAATAATTCTAATCTCCTCTTCTCTTgccatttaggttatttctaagttttttgtactttaaatatatcaaGCTTTTCTCCACAATAAATAAGTGATTTCTCTAGGCCAGACTCCCAGCAGCGAAAAAACTGGGACTAAGGTTATAAATTTACTTCACAAGAGATCTACTGCCAAACTGCTGTCCAGGGAAGTGGCGTCAATTCCCCTGCTGTCCAATGACATCAACCAAATGGGTGACTCCTCAAAAGCATTTCAGTGTTATGATGTCAAGTGTTAGCCGATTGATAGATGAAATGTCATATGATTTGAGTGgttttaaaatctgcatttacTTACTTTCTAGTAAAGTTGGACTTAGTTAAAACACCTTTTGGACATTTGCAACATCACCTTTCCAAAATTCCCATTACCGACCTGTTCATTTTCTGTTCTGTACATGGTTCCAACAGCATAAGGAAATATGATAAAATACTCTCTAAAAATCACGGGATTGGGTAGATATTCATAAGCAAATAGATATTCATatgcaaacaaacacacatactcatatacaaatacataaatattcttctctctgcacTCTAAAATCCCTCATTCACATCTTGGTTTAGTATTAtcattttgcctatttt from Rhinolophus ferrumequinum isolate MPI-CBG mRhiFer1 chromosome 11, mRhiFer1_v1.p, whole genome shotgun sequence encodes the following:
- the FAM111B gene encoding serine protease FAM111B isoform X2, whose protein sequence is MISVKREENESFSAAENDQSTRREVAEDAVTKQTCSGTTVGHSLSDRRECSGSSQLRSEVREHEATLKMHNLNMSISEKCRFTFTLNEKSRKTDRRVFTAYGKLNENIYSALRANEHFSKRMNSCFNQIIVAYEEKKIQGYINLGMPLKCLPEGSHLQITVSQKKSNHEEGDQILRQCENPDIECFLFHVVAVGKTTKKILKIKELHANGNTLCIYALKGETLEEALCKDGRFRSDLEKLQWNLMEGHQNIHGKQSTVEEVSGKVLEMDILKRPPVGKGCHQKIEQGNENATDEISPGDPMQSNTEVHEPEKDGQTKDEEHNREQVVTPRSLGHDIKGKKRRTISRVRSYYDSYRKYRKQNSRIRQRLHQGMSCALNRNLQRQAIDLWLKNFQVLDTDFMQKYPNFREQALWMREYFQEEQRRRKLSPFKQFNTFKKYFGKVTENSTSVATCEHLIHLSKSVGFMKWDNNGREGTATCFVFNGGYIFTCRHVVHLMVGEGTDPSLWPDVISKCAKVTFTYKQFSPCAAEWFSIEPGFEMSEGPLDYAILKLRENGNGFPPGLLGQVSPLPSSGLIYIIGHPEGQIKKIDGCAVVPLNERSGRYPEHCQHEVVAHQTATYNAFPMFTQRSFLWEAWRTDTLSYDTCFSSGSSGSPVFKASGELVAVHSVGHFYKQGDMVHSLVEFGYSVESILSDVKQKNETLYKSLMEEKNETLNEEKNDKQESSIENHQMEPMEH
- the FAM111B gene encoding serine protease FAM111B isoform X1 — translated: MSSLKVVFSYILSSIVSVISGGRINPVLVSPSWPIVQVSYIFLELIMISVKREENESFSAAENDQSTRREVAEDAVTKQTCSGTTVGHSLSDRRECSGSSQLRSEVREHEATLKMHNLNMSISEKCRFTFTLNEKSRKTDRRVFTAYGKLNENIYSALRANEHFSKRMNSCFNQIIVAYEEKKIQGYINLGMPLKCLPEGSHLQITVSQKKSNHEEGDQILRQCENPDIECFLFHVVAVGKTTKKILKIKELHANGNTLCIYALKGETLEEALCKDGRFRSDLEKLQWNLMEGHQNIHGKQSTVEEVSGKVLEMDILKRPPVGKGCHQKIEQGNENATDEISPGDPMQSNTEVHEPEKDGQTKDEEHNREQVVTPRSLGHDIKGKKRRTISRVRSYYDSYRKYRKQNSRIRQRLHQGMSCALNRNLQRQAIDLWLKNFQVLDTDFMQKYPNFREQALWMREYFQEEQRRRKLSPFKQFNTFKKYFGKVTENSTSVATCEHLIHLSKSVGFMKWDNNGREGTATCFVFNGGYIFTCRHVVHLMVGEGTDPSLWPDVISKCAKVTFTYKQFSPCAAEWFSIEPGFEMSEGPLDYAILKLRENGNGFPPGLLGQVSPLPSSGLIYIIGHPEGQIKKIDGCAVVPLNERSGRYPEHCQHEVVAHQTATYNAFPMFTQRSFLWEAWRTDTLSYDTCFSSGSSGSPVFKASGELVAVHSVGHFYKQGDMVHSLVEFGYSVESILSDVKQKNETLYKSLMEEKNETLNEEKNDKQESSIENHQMEPMEH